Proteins from a single region of Phormidium ambiguum IAM M-71:
- the gntK gene encoding gluconokinase → MSYVIAVDIGTTSTKSVLFSETGKMLQRAAVDYPLLTPVPGAAEQEPETIFSAVLTTVQQVIETSKINPAEILCLSFSSAMHSLIAVDNQGKLLTKSITWADNRSAKWAEIVQKEKQGKEIYLRTGTPIHPMSPLIKIIWLREEYPEVFAKAAKFISIKEYIFYQLFGEYVIDYSIASTTGLFNLINLNWDREALELASITEHHLSRLVPTTHIFQSLREEYALVMGIPSHIPTVIGAADGVLSNLGVGAIAPGIVAVTIGTSGAIRVVVDRPICDPKQRLFCYALTENYWVIGGAVNNGGIILRWIRDNLADAEVLTAKTLKQDPYNMLTAIAQTVPAGAEGLIFHPYLTGERSPIWNANARGSFIGLSLRHTKAHLVRSMLEGVVYNLYLVLQALEDFAGEINSIRASGGFANSYLWRQILADVFNQPVSVPEIYESSSFGAAILGLYAIKKITSLEQLSQEISLTYHHQPIPENVAIYQKIIPVYSRILDNFQEIYTKIAELQKED, encoded by the coding sequence ATGAGTTATGTAATTGCTGTTGATATTGGCACTACAAGTACTAAATCAGTTTTATTTAGCGAAACTGGGAAAATGCTGCAAAGAGCCGCTGTTGATTATCCTTTATTAACACCTGTTCCCGGAGCAGCAGAACAAGAACCAGAGACAATATTTTCAGCAGTTCTTACCACAGTACAACAAGTTATTGAAACTAGTAAAATTAATCCTGCTGAGATTTTATGCTTGTCTTTTAGTTCAGCAATGCACAGTTTAATTGCTGTGGATAATCAAGGAAAATTGTTGACCAAAAGTATTACTTGGGCCGATAATCGTAGTGCTAAATGGGCGGAAATAGTTCAAAAAGAGAAACAAGGTAAGGAAATTTATCTTCGCACAGGAACACCCATTCATCCAATGTCGCCTTTGATTAAAATTATTTGGTTGCGGGAAGAATACCCAGAAGTTTTTGCGAAGGCGGCGAAGTTTATTTCAATTAAAGAGTATATTTTTTATCAATTATTTGGGGAATATGTAATTGATTATTCTATTGCTTCAACAACGGGATTATTCAATTTAATTAACTTAAATTGGGATCGAGAAGCTTTGGAACTAGCAAGTATTACAGAACATCATTTATCAAGGTTAGTACCGACAACACATATTTTCCAATCTTTGCGGGAAGAATACGCTTTAGTAATGGGAATTCCGTCACATATTCCCACAGTAATTGGTGCAGCTGATGGGGTACTTTCTAATTTAGGAGTAGGCGCGATCGCACCAGGAATAGTTGCCGTTACAATTGGTACCAGTGGTGCAATTCGAGTTGTAGTCGATCGACCAATTTGCGATCCAAAACAACGATTGTTTTGCTATGCTTTAACTGAGAATTATTGGGTAATTGGTGGCGCAGTTAATAATGGTGGGATTATTTTACGCTGGATTAGAGATAATTTAGCAGATGCCGAAGTATTAACCGCTAAAACTCTCAAACAAGACCCATACAATATGTTAACTGCGATCGCGCAAACCGTACCAGCCGGAGCCGAAGGTTTGATATTTCATCCCTATTTAACCGGAGAGCGATCGCCAATTTGGAATGCTAATGCTAGAGGTAGTTTTATTGGACTCTCGTTACGTCATACCAAAGCACATTTAGTCCGTTCCATGTTAGAAGGAGTTGTCTATAACTTATACTTAGTTTTGCAAGCCTTAGAAGATTTTGCAGGCGAAATTAACAGTATTCGTGCCTCTGGTGGATTTGCTAATTCCTATTTATGGAGACAGATATTAGCTGATGTTTTTAATCAACCTGTCAGCGTTCCTGAGATTTATGAAAGTTCCAGTTTTGGTGCAGCAATTCTTGGACTTTATGCTATCAAAAAAATTACCAGTTTAGAACAACTTTCCCAAGAAATTAGTTTAACTTACCATCATCAACCAATTCCAGAAAATGTAGCTATTTACCAAAAGATTATTCCGGTTTATTCCCGAATTTTAGATAATTTTCAAGAAATATATACTAAAATTGCTGAGTTACAAAAAGAGGATTAG
- the thiM gene encoding hydroxyethylthiazole kinase has protein sequence MNYSTQILWQDLITIRETTPLIHNITNYVVMNNTANALLALGASPVMAHALNEVEEMVNIAAALVINIGTLNDDWIAAMQKAMLSAKKFNKPIAFDPVGAGATTYRTETTKKLLNIATPTVIRGNASEIAAIANQNITTKGVDSTQDSQTVVTVAQTLANLYQCTVVISGAVDFVVSQKQIFQIENGHPLMSKVTGMGCTATAIIGAFLAVNSDATIAAAHAMAVMGIAGEIAAEKSAGSGSLQINFLDTLYNLKAEDIANRLKLTIKKNC, from the coding sequence ATGAATTATTCCACACAAATTCTCTGGCAAGATTTAATTACTATCCGAGAAACAACCCCGCTCATTCATAACATTACTAATTACGTAGTAATGAATAATACCGCCAATGCCTTATTAGCTTTAGGTGCTTCTCCGGTAATGGCGCACGCCTTAAATGAAGTAGAAGAAATGGTGAACATTGCAGCAGCTTTAGTTATTAACATTGGCACTTTAAATGATGATTGGATTGCTGCAATGCAAAAAGCAATGTTATCTGCTAAAAAATTTAACAAACCGATCGCATTCGATCCAGTAGGCGCAGGCGCAACAACTTATCGAACTGAAACTACAAAAAAACTATTAAATATAGCTACCCCAACTGTAATTCGTGGTAATGCCAGCGAAATTGCCGCAATTGCCAATCAAAATATCACCACTAAAGGAGTAGATAGCACTCAAGATTCCCAAACAGTTGTAACGGTTGCTCAAACTCTGGCAAACCTTTATCAATGCACGGTTGTTATTAGTGGTGCAGTTGATTTTGTGGTGAGTCAGAAGCAAATTTTTCAGATAGAAAATGGACATCCACTGATGTCAAAAGTTACCGGAATGGGTTGTACTGCTACCGCTATAATAGGTGCGTTTCTAGCAGTTAATTCTGATGCGACTATTGCTGCTGCTCATGCAATGGCAGTTATGGGAATTGCGGGAGAAATAGCTGCGGAAAAATCTGCTGGATCTGGTAGTTTGCAAATTAACTTTTTAGATACTTTATATAATTTAAAAGCTGAAGACATCGCCAATCGTTTAAAATTGACTATCAAGAAAAATTGTTAG
- a CDS encoding peptidoglycan-binding domain-containing protein codes for MFSASSDQGYVLVLGNIFQYKPILKLGSSGSEVVELQKLLLRWKALLGSRQAERQFYNSKLHKGKFDRAMKLMVEEFQEVMFLPVNGVVDIYTWQALYAGSPIHLPKLKKGSKGEIVKILQKALVKTGDYLYDSPIDGIFTSVTEWAVRHFQRRVEITVDGIVGFETWDTLSKILLTVAHQNLPVVRSIDLSQIWYVLSENSQDLALERAIVRSLGGETKFTRYYYNRVDLNDDGKHEVIVYLVTPDSSNTHEYPILIFQPEGKGYRLVSHIGYGAAPIIVTEQMSYGWKDIVIHSKHQGESNYWFAQFDGEQYLGGVHSGRSYEVPSNIAISGMAYIADDVTIDSGLELGNYRVDSWLE; via the coding sequence ATGTTTTCTGCCTCTTCCGATCAAGGTTACGTTTTAGTTTTGGGCAATATTTTTCAATACAAACCGATTCTGAAATTAGGTAGTAGTGGTTCCGAGGTGGTAGAACTACAAAAGTTATTGTTACGTTGGAAAGCACTACTAGGTTCGCGTCAAGCTGAACGTCAATTTTATAATTCAAAATTGCATAAAGGCAAGTTCGATCGCGCAATGAAACTTATGGTAGAAGAGTTTCAGGAAGTTATGTTTTTACCTGTCAATGGTGTAGTAGATATTTACACTTGGCAAGCACTTTATGCAGGTTCTCCGATTCATTTACCAAAGCTAAAAAAAGGTAGTAAAGGAGAAATTGTTAAAATCTTACAAAAAGCTTTGGTAAAGACTGGTGATTATCTTTATGATAGTCCAATTGATGGCATTTTCACTTCTGTAACTGAATGGGCAGTGCGGCATTTTCAGCGGCGTGTTGAAATTACAGTTGACGGAATTGTCGGTTTTGAAACTTGGGATACTTTAAGCAAAATTTTATTAACAGTAGCACATCAAAATCTTCCTGTGGTAAGAAGCATAGATCTGAGTCAAATTTGGTACGTACTTTCCGAAAATAGCCAGGATTTAGCATTGGAAAGAGCGATCGTGCGATCGCTAGGTGGGGAAACAAAATTTACTCGTTACTATTACAATCGAGTAGATTTAAACGATGATGGGAAACACGAAGTTATTGTTTATTTAGTCACACCAGATAGTAGCAATACTCATGAATATCCCATCCTTATTTTTCAACCTGAAGGCAAAGGTTATCGCTTAGTTTCCCACATAGGTTACGGTGCTGCACCAATCATTGTCACCGAACAAATGAGCTACGGATGGAAAGATATTGTGATTCATTCCAAACATCAAGGTGAGTCGAATTATTGGTTTGCTCAATTCGATGGAGAGCAATATTTAGGTGGTGTTCATAGTGGACGTTCTTACGAAGTTCCCTCTAATATTGCAATTTCTGGAATGGCTTATATTGCTGACGATGTTACTATTGATTCTGGCTTAGAATTAGGAAATTACCGTGTTGATTCTTGGTTGGAATAA
- a CDS encoding MATE family efflux transporter: MYTLQKSSIISEIRATLRLGIPLAAAQLAQSLTAFVDTVMMGLLGSQIIAAGGLGAVTFAILLIVSSAIVSAVSPLVAEAYGANQTKMVECVVRQGLWLAIICGIPITVILFYGKTILLFFGQDASTVTLTEQYLQAIAPGFVPAIAFTVLRNFVAGVSQTRPIMVIVICGTFLNIIANYVLMFGKLGLPALGLAGIGWGSTLTFWCMLIAIVIYIKTEKTLKKYDVFSNLHQFNPKIFGELLHIGLPTGILSAVEAGLFTVTTFIMGMLGTVTLAAHQIALQTAATTFTVALGISFATTVRVGQEVGQKNVQASRLAGYVGISLGGLFMAFMGILFWLIPERIVSLYLDINDPTNAEVVTQAKALLKVAAFFQIVDGIQVNAVGALRGLKDTKIPMLIGIFAYWCIGFTSGYLLGLKLGFGGVGLWWGLAIGLAVASVILTWRFSVVEVK; encoded by the coding sequence ATGTATACTCTGCAAAAATCCTCGATAATTTCAGAAATTAGGGCAACTTTACGGTTAGGAATTCCGTTAGCAGCAGCCCAATTAGCTCAAAGTTTAACTGCATTTGTAGATACAGTAATGATGGGCTTATTAGGAAGTCAAATTATAGCTGCTGGTGGTTTAGGTGCTGTTACTTTTGCTATTTTGCTAATTGTTAGTTCTGCAATTGTGTCTGCGGTTAGTCCTTTAGTAGCAGAAGCTTATGGTGCGAATCAAACTAAAATGGTCGAATGTGTCGTTCGCCAAGGTTTGTGGTTAGCAATTATTTGTGGAATTCCTATTACTGTCATACTTTTTTATGGAAAAACAATTTTGTTATTTTTTGGACAAGATGCTAGTACTGTAACTTTAACAGAACAATACTTGCAAGCGATCGCACCTGGCTTTGTACCAGCTATAGCTTTTACAGTACTGAGAAACTTTGTTGCTGGAGTTTCTCAAACTCGTCCAATCATGGTAATAGTAATTTGCGGAACTTTTTTAAACATCATTGCTAACTATGTTTTGATGTTTGGAAAATTAGGATTACCAGCATTAGGATTAGCTGGAATTGGTTGGGGAAGTACGCTAACTTTTTGGTGTATGCTGATTGCGATCGTAATATACATCAAAACTGAAAAAACTTTAAAAAAATATGATGTATTTAGCAATCTGCACCAATTCAATCCAAAAATTTTCGGCGAATTATTGCATATAGGATTACCAACAGGTATTTTGTCAGCTGTAGAAGCAGGATTATTTACAGTAACAACATTTATCATGGGAATGTTAGGAACAGTTACCTTAGCAGCACATCAAATTGCTTTACAAACAGCAGCAACAACCTTCACAGTTGCTTTAGGAATTTCCTTTGCAACTACTGTTCGCGTCGGACAAGAAGTTGGACAAAAAAATGTTCAAGCTTCACGTTTGGCGGGATATGTTGGGATTAGTTTGGGTGGATTATTCATGGCATTTATGGGCATTTTATTTTGGTTAATACCAGAAAGAATCGTTTCCCTTTATCTTGATATTAATGATCCCACAAATGCTGAAGTGGTAACTCAAGCAAAAGCCTTGCTTAAAGTAGCTGCATTCTTTCAAATTGTTGATGGGATTCAAGTAAATGCCGTAGGTGCTTTGCGAGGTTTAAAAGATACTAAAATACCTATGTTAATTGGCATTTTTGCTTATTGGTGTATTGGGTTCACTAGTGGCTATTTACTAGGCTTAAAACTAGGTTTTGGCGGTGTGGGACTTTGGTGGGGTTTAGCAATTGGCTTAGCAGTAGCATCAGTTATTTTAACTTGGCGTTTTAGCGTTGTTGAAGTGAAGTAA
- a CDS encoding DNA adenine methylase → MNQSINSPFRYAGGKFYARNLILKHIPPHSDYVEPFAGGSSIFFAKPKVKNNWLNDIDRALINTYIIIRDQPEELINYLAGEEATKERHTYYKNEFKPQTDLEKAARWFYLNRTSYSGIMKPQNCYWGYGHKYSMRPENWPRNIRRTSEKLQNVKITCYDFEQVIETVFNDAFLFIDPPYFNADQDKFYTHSFSRNDHYRLCEILKKHKHRIKFLITYDNSLEVRQLYEWATEIHDREWNYTINRTDDQKKGQKKAQNFKGERYKGKEVFILNYDSMFLIPQESVNLISE, encoded by the coding sequence ATGAATCAATCTATAAATTCTCCATTTCGTTATGCAGGAGGCAAATTTTATGCCCGAAATCTGATCTTAAAACACATTCCCCCTCACTCCGATTATGTCGAACCTTTTGCTGGCGGAAGTTCAATTTTTTTTGCTAAACCAAAGGTAAAAAATAATTGGCTTAACGATATCGATCGAGCGTTAATCAACACATATATAATAATTCGAGACCAACCAGAAGAATTAATTAATTATCTAGCAGGAGAAGAAGCGACAAAAGAAAGACACACTTACTATAAAAATGAGTTTAAACCGCAAACAGATTTAGAAAAAGCAGCGAGATGGTTTTATCTTAATCGTACCTCATACTCAGGCATAATGAAGCCACAAAACTGCTATTGGGGCTATGGGCATAAGTATAGTATGCGCCCGGAAAATTGGCCGAGAAATATCCGACGAACTTCGGAAAAACTCCAAAATGTAAAGATTACTTGCTATGATTTTGAGCAAGTTATTGAAACTGTTTTCAATGATGCTTTTTTGTTTATCGATCCTCCTTATTTCAATGCCGATCAAGATAAATTTTATACCCATTCTTTTTCTCGAAACGATCACTATAGACTATGTGAAATCCTCAAAAAACACAAGCATAGAATAAAATTTCTGATCACTTATGATAATAGCCTGGAAGTTAGACAATTGTATGAATGGGCGACGGAAATCCACGATCGAGAATGGAATTACACAATTAATAGAACTGACGATCAGAAAAAGGGTCAGAAAAAAGCACAGAATTTTAAAGGTGAACGTTATAAGGGAAAAGAGGTATTTATCTTGAATTATGATTCGATGTTTCTGATACCTCAAGAATCTGTAAATTTAATTTCTGAGTAG
- a CDS encoding GNAT family N-acetyltransferase — protein sequence MIIQLAGTDEQILNCFSAMSQLRPHLLRDEFVDRIRQQMNSGYKLAFLETENRVVAVTGFRISECLSWGKFLYVDDLVVDELVRSKSYGEKLFQWLMEYAKQHDCQQLELDSGVQRFDAHRFYFRQRMSISGYHFSRKL from the coding sequence ATGATAATTCAATTAGCGGGAACGGATGAGCAAATTCTGAATTGTTTTTCTGCAATGTCTCAATTGCGTCCACATCTTCTGCGGGATGAGTTTGTCGATCGCATTCGTCAACAAATGAATTCAGGTTACAAGTTAGCGTTTTTAGAAACTGAAAATCGTGTGGTTGCTGTGACGGGATTTCGGATTTCTGAATGTTTATCTTGGGGAAAGTTTTTGTATGTTGATGATTTGGTTGTGGATGAATTAGTAAGGTCGAAATCTTACGGAGAAAAATTGTTTCAGTGGTTAATGGAATATGCTAAACAACATGATTGTCAACAGTTAGAACTTGATTCTGGAGTGCAAAGATTTGATGCTCACAGGTTTTATTTTCGTCAACGTATGAGCATCTCTGGTTATCATTTTTCTCGAAAATTATAG
- a CDS encoding heavy metal translocating P-type ATPase: MLNSLKLPQSHFLSWSRENPDAMAAILCAILVSFGWLTLHLNWVGLALLILSAAYVIGGYESAREGLTTLFEEKELDVDLLMIVAALGAAGLGLWQREYHLIIDGAILILIFAISGALESYAMRRTERSIRSLMSLTPDTAKVLQKDGEVEVAIANLAIGDRILVKPGELIPVDAVIIEGYSTINQAAITGESIPVDKTIGDEVFAGTLNGNGALKLRLEQPPESSLIQRVIRLVEQAQTETPPSQQFIEKFERGYAKIVVIVGILLAILPPFLGDWNWETTIYRALIFLVVASPCALMAAIMPTLLSGISNGARQGILFKNGAQLELIGRVKAIAFDKTGTLTTGQPEVYTILAAAGKSETEVLQIAAALESHSEHPIGQAICRFAAEQMTIPTVTEVQAHPGQGIKGQLKSKSIVVGNLNFIQSLIPDFNTELLQQAREFQQTGKTVVWVVCDNQVLGLIVIADRVRENAVSAIASLKKLGIEHLIMLTGDNKETAESVAQAVGISEIKAELLPEDKLYLIRQLQKQYGAVAMVGDGINDAPALAQATVGIAMGAAGSDVALETADIVLMTDRLEKIATAVELGRRSQTVVKQNIIFALSFIVLLLIANFAGNITLPIGVIGHEGSTVLVTLSGLRLLRG; encoded by the coding sequence ATGCTTAACTCTCTTAAGTTGCCGCAATCTCATTTTTTGTCATGGAGTCGGGAAAATCCTGATGCAATGGCAGCTATTTTATGTGCAATTTTAGTTAGCTTTGGTTGGTTAACGCTACATCTTAATTGGGTGGGATTGGCGCTGTTGATTTTGTCTGCTGCTTATGTGATTGGAGGTTACGAAAGTGCTCGTGAAGGTTTGACTACTTTGTTTGAAGAAAAGGAATTAGATGTAGACCTTTTAATGATTGTGGCAGCTTTGGGGGCAGCTGGTTTGGGATTGTGGCAAAGAGAATATCATTTAATAATTGATGGGGCGATTTTGATTCTTATTTTTGCGATTAGTGGGGCGTTGGAAAGTTATGCTATGCGGCGAACGGAACGCAGTATTCGCAGTTTGATGAGTTTAACTCCTGATACTGCTAAGGTATTACAAAAAGATGGGGAAGTTGAGGTGGCGATCGCTAATTTAGCAATTGGCGATCGAATTTTAGTTAAACCAGGTGAATTAATTCCTGTTGATGCGGTAATTATTGAAGGTTACAGCACTATTAATCAAGCTGCAATTACTGGGGAATCTATTCCGGTTGATAAAACTATTGGCGATGAAGTTTTTGCCGGAACTTTAAACGGTAATGGGGCGTTAAAATTGCGCTTAGAACAACCTCCAGAAAGTAGTTTAATTCAACGGGTGATTCGTTTAGTAGAACAAGCACAAACGGAAACGCCACCTTCCCAACAATTTATCGAAAAATTTGAGCGGGGTTATGCAAAAATTGTAGTAATTGTAGGTATTTTGTTAGCAATTTTACCGCCATTTTTGGGAGATTGGAATTGGGAAACTACTATTTATCGAGCATTAATTTTTTTAGTTGTTGCTTCTCCCTGTGCGTTAATGGCGGCGATTATGCCAACTTTACTTTCAGGAATTTCTAATGGTGCGAGACAGGGAATTTTGTTTAAAAATGGAGCGCAGTTAGAATTAATTGGACGGGTAAAGGCGATCGCTTTTGACAAAACTGGAACTCTCACCACTGGACAACCAGAAGTTTACACTATTCTTGCTGCTGCGGGGAAATCAGAAACGGAAGTTTTACAAATAGCGGCGGCGTTAGAATCACATTCCGAACACCCAATTGGACAAGCAATTTGTCGTTTTGCTGCTGAACAAATGACAATTCCAACTGTTACCGAAGTTCAAGCTCATCCCGGACAAGGAATCAAAGGTCAATTAAAATCTAAATCAATTGTAGTTGGTAATTTGAATTTTATCCAGTCTTTAATTCCTGATTTTAACACAGAATTACTTCAGCAAGCGAGAGAGTTTCAACAGACAGGAAAAACTGTAGTTTGGGTAGTTTGTGACAACCAAGTTTTAGGATTAATTGTAATTGCCGATCGCGTGAGAGAGAATGCTGTTAGTGCGATCGCATCTCTGAAAAAACTCGGCATCGAACATTTAATTATGCTCACAGGTGACAATAAAGAAACTGCGGAAAGTGTCGCGCAAGCTGTCGGTATTTCCGAAATCAAAGCTGAGTTATTACCCGAAGATAAACTATATTTAATCCGTCAACTACAAAAGCAATATGGTGCAGTAGCAATGGTAGGTGATGGTATTAACGATGCACCCGCTTTAGCACAAGCAACAGTAGGAATTGCGATGGGTGCAGCAGGTAGCGATGTCGCCTTAGAAACTGCGGATATTGTGTTAATGACCGATCGCTTAGAAAAGATCGCCACTGCGGTAGAATTGGGAAGGCGATCGCAAACAGTAGTCAAACAAAACATCATCTTTGCCTTAAGTTTCATTGTCCTATTACTAATAGCTAACTTCGCCGGAAACATCACCTTACCCATAGGCGTAATTGGACATGAAGGGTCAACAGTTTTAGTCACATTAAGTGGACTAAGATTACTTAGGGGATAA
- a CDS encoding Uma2 family endonuclease, with the protein MLTTTNYQILWEKLPDDYILPNDPVDNINQPSLAAALTESLQLSGRLPDTALTATNYGICATVNGKIVVKAPDWAYISRITVPREQVNRSYTPQLQGEIPTIVMEFLSDSEGGEYSIKETYPPGKFFFYERILQVPNYAIFEPQAGTLELYQLNDEKKYKLQSPNEQNRFWITEMQLFLGVWQGNRENRNSFWLRWWDEQGNLLLWGTERVEQERQRVERLAAQLRAAGIEPEL; encoded by the coding sequence ATGCTCACCACCACAAACTACCAAATCCTCTGGGAAAAACTGCCAGATGATTACATATTGCCAAACGATCCAGTTGACAACATCAATCAACCTTCCCTAGCAGCGGCGCTCACAGAGAGTTTACAACTTTCTGGAAGATTACCAGACACCGCCCTTACCGCTACCAACTACGGAATTTGTGCCACCGTCAATGGCAAAATTGTCGTCAAAGCACCAGACTGGGCATACATTTCTCGTATTACCGTTCCCCGCGAGCAAGTCAATCGGAGTTACACCCCCCAACTGCAAGGAGAAATTCCGACAATAGTAATGGAGTTTCTGTCAGACAGCGAAGGTGGAGAATATTCAATTAAAGAAACCTATCCCCCAGGCAAATTCTTCTTTTACGAACGCATTTTGCAAGTTCCTAATTATGCAATTTTTGAACCCCAAGCGGGAACTCTCGAACTCTATCAACTAAACGATGAAAAAAAATATAAGTTGCAATCTCCAAATGAACAAAATCGTTTTTGGATAACAGAAATGCAGCTGTTTTTAGGAGTTTGGCAAGGAAATCGAGAAAATCGCAATAGTTTTTGGTTACGTTGGTGGGATGAACAAGGTAACTTACTCCTTTGGGGTACCGAACGAGTAGAACAAGAACGCCAACGGGTAGAACGCCTTGCAGCACAATTAAGAGCAGCAGGTATCGAACCAGAATTATGA
- a CDS encoding precorrin-8X methylmutase, with protein sequence MIRKAEKQNNFPIPNPNNLTIHELTRLVGDDVTPRMVRHYHQLGLMPQPVRSSSNYRLYSEQDVQRLKRIVALKRQGFQLSHIHKLLEVEPESERETLMMQLQQQYRTVMQQIVQLRQTATALEGLIGRDRHCQIVQSEALSQLKQLEVEAQVGLGGLELLWNNLDAQVHAHPEAFQESLQRLLPDLSDRSEIEIDLLSQLVLACGDVSLVPFVHLSKSQEQNAIAAARQALKSGCAIVVDTTMVATSLDRTRLTHLGCRVETLIDNPHIHNATEVEAEFWRNHPLQEKVNQLPKDCIIVIGYAPSMLIAVCEAVKKGIIQPSLIIGMPIGFSHAPAAKRQLMKSAIPYITIKGTIGGGLLAATTLNSLVASLLSKPDCHCYLEMAKFENK encoded by the coding sequence ATGATTAGAAAAGCAGAAAAGCAAAATAATTTCCCAATCCCCAATCCCAATAATCTCACAATTCACGAACTCACCCGATTAGTTGGGGATGATGTAACACCGCGAATGGTGCGACATTATCATCAATTAGGGTTAATGCCACAACCTGTACGATCGTCTAGCAATTATCGGTTATATTCAGAACAAGATGTGCAAAGACTCAAAAGAATTGTGGCTTTAAAACGCCAAGGTTTTCAGTTATCCCACATTCACAAACTATTAGAAGTAGAACCAGAATCCGAAAGAGAAACCTTGATGATGCAGTTACAGCAACAATATCGCACAGTAATGCAACAAATTGTTCAATTGCGACAAACAGCGACAGCATTAGAAGGTTTAATTGGAAGAGATCGACATTGCCAAATTGTGCAATCAGAAGCTTTATCACAACTGAAACAATTAGAAGTAGAAGCGCAAGTTGGGTTAGGCGGATTAGAATTACTGTGGAATAATTTAGATGCTCAAGTTCACGCTCATCCCGAAGCTTTTCAGGAATCACTACAAAGATTATTACCTGATTTGAGCGATCGATCGGAAATTGAAATCGATTTACTTTCCCAATTAGTATTAGCTTGCGGAGATGTTAGCTTAGTTCCCTTTGTACATTTAAGTAAGTCACAGGAACAAAACGCGATCGCAGCGGCGCGTCAAGCTTTAAAATCTGGTTGTGCGATCGTTGTTGATACAACAATGGTAGCAACATCATTAGATCGAACAAGATTAACTCATTTAGGTTGTCGAGTTGAAACTCTAATTGATAATCCTCACATTCACAACGCCACCGAAGTAGAAGCAGAATTTTGGCGGAATCATCCCTTACAAGAAAAAGTTAACCAATTACCCAAAGATTGCATTATCGTAATTGGTTACGCTCCTTCCATGTTAATAGCAGTTTGTGAAGCAGTGAAAAAAGGCATAATTCAACCATCATTAATTATTGGAATGCCGATCGGATTTAGTCATGCTCCAGCTGCCAAACGTCAACTAATGAAATCCGCTATTCCTTATATTACGATAAAAGGTACGATCGGCGGCGGTTTACTTGCCGCCACAACACTTAATAGTTTAGTCGCTTCGTTACTGTCAAAACCTGATTGTCATTGTTATTTAGAAATGGCGAAGTTCGAGAACAAATAA
- a CDS encoding rhomboid family intramembrane serine protease — protein sequence MVPLNDDNPIKITPYLTYALIALNVVVFIHEMRLPPQELETFVRTYAIVPRELTASLLGGNTNQIFPQLLTLVTSQFLHGGFLHLAGNMLFLWIFGNNIEEQLGRFKFLIFYLTCGVLAGLAQWFFSPVSNIPALGASGAIAGVLGAYIIRFPHARVLTLIPLGFILYPVRIPAIFFLGFWFLQQALYGIASLNVRSSIGMESGGVAYWAHAGGFVFGVILGPLLGLFASRKKHF from the coding sequence GTGGTTCCTTTAAATGATGATAATCCCATAAAAATTACGCCTTATTTAACTTATGCACTGATAGCACTTAATGTAGTCGTGTTTATTCATGAAATGCGATTACCTCCTCAAGAGTTAGAAACTTTTGTTCGTACTTATGCGATCGTCCCCAGAGAGTTAACCGCTAGCTTGCTCGGCGGTAATACAAATCAAATATTTCCCCAATTACTTACTCTTGTAACTTCACAATTTCTGCATGGTGGTTTTTTGCATCTAGCAGGAAATATGTTGTTTTTGTGGATTTTTGGTAACAACATTGAAGAACAACTCGGTCGATTTAAGTTTTTAATCTTTTATCTGACTTGTGGTGTACTAGCTGGCTTAGCTCAATGGTTTTTTTCTCCTGTATCTAACATTCCAGCGTTGGGTGCTAGCGGTGCGATCGCTGGAGTATTAGGAGCATATATTATCCGCTTTCCTCATGCTAGAGTTCTCACATTAATTCCTCTTGGTTTCATTCTTTATCCTGTAAGAATTCCCGCAATTTTTTTCTTGGGTTTTTGGTTTCTTCAACAAGCACTTTATGGAATTGCTAGCCTTAATGTCCGCAGTAGTATAGGCATGGAAAGTGGTGGTGTTGCTTACTGGGCGCACGCAGGAGGCTTTGTTTTCGGTGTAATTCTTGGCCCTTTACTTGGTTTGTTTGCTTCGAGAAAAAAACATTTTTAA